A window of the Gossypium hirsutum isolate 1008001.06 chromosome A03, Gossypium_hirsutum_v2.1, whole genome shotgun sequence genome harbors these coding sequences:
- the LOC107887863 gene encoding zinc finger MYM-type protein 1-like, whose translation MKSKTIDSFFKKKSTETTQSPSEASQIEVPPSSFVPLNSDARPSKIPRVEDGALDLSNLEREPGLRKQIYEYPVNMRDEIRRAYIKAGPYQPILSEYPASNSKKHPRYFQPLWFKQFSWLEYSPSKDAVFCLPCFLFNSNPTSRFGSSAFTNNGFSNWKKVHDGCNCAFLTHMGKDPNSLHNNAQRAYVDLMNQAQHIEVSLDRQTTQQISANRLRLKTSIDVVRWLSFRGCAFRGHDESLGSKNRGNFLELLSLLASYDEKVEDVLKSAPQNASYTSSKIQKEILQIYANRVRNVIREEIGDRKFSIIVDEARDESKKEQMAIILRFVDKQGQVKERFFDIVHVKDTASLTLKNVIFKVLLQHSFDIQNIRGQGYDGASNMRGEFNGLQALILNDCRYAYYVHCFAHRLQLALVAAAREVVEVHQFFKDLSDIVNIASASSKRHDELQKAQAAEISRLVSINELAT comes from the coding sequence ATGAAGTCGAAAACAATTGATtcgttttttaaaaagaaaagtacAGAGACTACACAATCACCTTCAGAAGCATCTCAAATTGAGGTACCACCTTCATCGTTTGTTCCTTTAAACTCTGATGCTCGTCCTTCTAAAATTCCTAGAGTTGAAGATGGGGCACTTGATTTGTCTAACTTAGAACGTGAACCTGGGTTACGTAAGCAAATATATGAGTATCCAGTTAATATGCGTGATGAAATTCGAAGAGCTTATATTAAGGCTGGACCTTATCAACCTATTCTTTCAGAATATCCTGCTTCCAATTCAAAAAAGCATCCTCGTTATTTTCAACCATTATGGTTTAAACAATTTTCCTGGTTAGAATATTCACCTTCTAAAGATGCAGTATTTTGTTTgccttgttttctttttaatagcaATCCAACTAGTCGTTTTGGATCAAGTGCATTTACTAATAATGGCTTTAGTAATTGGAAAAAGGTACACGATGGATGCAATTGTGCTTTTTTGACACATATGGGAAAAGATCCGAATTCACTGCATAATAATGCACAACGAGCTTATGTAGATTTAATGAATCAAGCTCAACATATTGAAGTATCACTTGATAGACAAACTACACAACAAATTTCAGCTAATCGTCTACGTCTGAAAACTAGTATAGATGTTGTTCGATGGTTGTCATTTCGAGGGTGTGCTTTTAGAGGTCATGATGAAAGCTTGGGATCAAAAAATCGTGGGAACTTTCTTGAACTGTTATCACTATTAGCATCGTATGATGAGAAAGTTGAAGATGTTTTGAAAAGTGCTCCACAAAATGCTAGTTATACttcttcaaaaatacaaaaagagaTATTGCAAATTTATGCCAATAGAGTTCGTAATGTAATTCGTGAAGAAATTGGTGATAGAAAGTTCAGCATTATTGTGGATGAAGCGAGAGACGAGTCGAAAAAAGAGCAAATGGCAATTATTTTGAGATTTGTTGATAAACAAGGACAAGTAAAAGAACGATTTTTTGATATAGTCCATGTTAAAGATACTGCATCATTGACTTTGAAgaatgtaatttttaaagttctCTTGCAACATAGTTTTGACATACAAAATATCCGAGGTCAAGGCTATGATGGAGCAAGCAATATGCGTGGGGAATTTAACGGCTTGCAAGCTTTGATTTTGAATGATTGTCGATATGCCTATTATGTTCACTGTTTTGCTCATCGTCTTCAGTTAGCTTTGGTTGCAGCAGCTAGAGAAGTGGTTGAAGTGCATCAATTTTTTAAAGACTTGTCTGATATTGTTAATATTGCTTCGGCTTCTTCCAAACGACACGATGAATTACAAAAAGCCCAAGCAGCTGAAATATCTCGTTTGGTATCCATCAATGAGTTAGCAACTTGA